One window of Deltaproteobacteria bacterium genomic DNA carries:
- the thiI gene encoding tRNA 4-thiouridine(8) synthase ThiI: protein MLGFHSSFRLAAWRAPFFGSGPLRSVTLPALAAAILLWDRVAAGCWVRLAVCYGRPVNRIICRYHEVALKRGNRPLFVRQLINNIGRALRGTGVRRIKPAPGRIVVILGKDADWPVIQQRLSQVFGLANFALAQRTERNLEQLTDAILAAVKERTFASFAIHTKRADKSFPLPSPEINSIIGAAVQAQSGAAVNLSDPALLITAEILPREAFFSLEKLAGAGGLPVGTGGQLVTLLSGGIDSPVAAWRMMRRGCRLDFVHFHGAPFQDRASRDKAVELVRALTPYQFESSLHLVAFGEVQREIVTQVRRPYRVVLYRRMMMRIAAAIAQQAGAAALVTGESLGQVASQTLANLCVTAQATELPVLRPLIGMDKHEITQQAQAIGTYEISIQPDQDCCQLFVPRHPATRMSVAEAQAAEAALEVPALVQHALDRTEIVHIGEPAGGRHRPRNNADVEHQLLDGEAEPATPADAGVRGVDGGGDGCSDRGGVPG from the coding sequence ATGTTGGGGTTTCACTCCTCATTCCGCTTGGCAGCTTGGCGGGCACCGTTCTTCGGATCGGGTCCGTTGCGTAGCGTCACTCTACCCGCTCTTGCAGCCGCGATCCTTCTGTGGGACCGCGTCGCCGCTGGTTGTTGGGTGCGGCTCGCGGTGTGCTATGGTCGGCCGGTGAATCGGATCATCTGCCGCTATCACGAAGTCGCGCTCAAACGCGGGAACCGCCCGTTGTTCGTGCGCCAACTCATCAATAACATCGGCCGCGCGTTGCGTGGCACGGGTGTGCGCCGGATCAAACCGGCGCCCGGGCGCATCGTGGTCATCCTGGGCAAGGATGCCGACTGGCCGGTGATCCAGCAGCGGCTGTCACAGGTGTTCGGCCTTGCCAACTTCGCTTTGGCGCAGCGCACCGAGCGCAACCTCGAGCAGCTCACCGACGCCATCCTCGCGGCCGTCAAGGAGCGCACTTTCGCTAGTTTCGCCATTCACACCAAGCGCGCCGACAAGTCGTTCCCGCTGCCGTCGCCCGAGATCAACAGCATAATCGGCGCGGCGGTGCAGGCGCAGAGCGGGGCGGCGGTGAATCTCTCTGATCCGGCGCTGCTCATTACCGCCGAGATTCTGCCGCGCGAGGCCTTCTTCTCCCTCGAAAAGCTCGCGGGCGCCGGCGGCTTGCCGGTCGGTACCGGCGGCCAACTTGTGACCCTGCTCTCCGGCGGAATCGACTCGCCGGTGGCGGCGTGGCGGATGATGCGGCGCGGTTGCCGGCTCGACTTCGTGCACTTCCACGGTGCGCCGTTTCAGGACCGCGCCAGCCGCGACAAGGCCGTCGAACTGGTGCGCGCATTGACGCCGTACCAGTTCGAGTCGTCGCTGCACTTGGTGGCCTTCGGCGAGGTGCAGCGCGAGATCGTCACCCAGGTGCGGCGGCCTTACCGCGTTGTGCTCTACCGGCGCATGATGATGCGTATCGCTGCCGCCATCGCCCAACAGGCCGGTGCCGCCGCCCTGGTAACCGGCGAGAGTCTCGGGCAAGTAGCCTCGCAGACCCTGGCGAACTTGTGCGTTACGGCTCAGGCCACCGAGCTGCCCGTGCTGCGTCCGCTGATCGGCATGGACAAGCACGAGATCACACAGCAAGCGCAAGCGATCGGCACTTACGAGATTTCAATCCAACCGGATCAAGACTGCTGCCAGCTGTTTGTGCCGCGCCATCCCGCCACACGCATGTCGGTGGCCGAAGCGCAGGCGGCCGAAGCGGCACTCGAAGTGCCGGCGCTGGTGCAGCATGCGCTTGACCGCACCGAGATCGTGCACATCGGTGAGCCGGCCGGCGGGCGCCACCGGCCGCGGAACAATGCCGATGTCGAGCACCAACTGCTGGATGGCGAAGCGGAACCGGCAACGCCCGCCGATGCCGGGGTACGCGGCGTAGATGGCGGCGGCGATGGCTGCAGCGATCGCGGCGGTGTGCCCGGGTAG